A region from the Achromobacter seleniivolatilans genome encodes:
- a CDS encoding glutathione S-transferase family protein, whose product MTNQQSHPLAGQPLELADTLRSGNAWKIRLACGYMGLPITRRTFDIVKGDLEADAFAQINPWRQVPALLTPEGVWLAESQAILWYLGQGTRWLPEDLLAQAQVLSWLSFEQTQHMHAFAQPRLLIHLRQTAHVDAPEMAAWRVIGMKAAALMDAHLAGRRFLVGEAATIADIALYPYTSMAEQGGYDLSAFTHITAWLARMRALPGFTPLMETA is encoded by the coding sequence ATGACGAATCAACAATCTCATCCGCTAGCGGGACAGCCGTTGGAACTGGCCGACACCTTGAGGTCGGGAAATGCGTGGAAAATCCGGTTGGCCTGCGGGTATATGGGCCTGCCGATCACGCGCCGCACCTTCGATATCGTGAAGGGCGATCTTGAGGCAGATGCGTTTGCGCAGATCAATCCGTGGCGGCAGGTGCCGGCTTTGTTGACGCCGGAAGGCGTGTGGCTGGCGGAGTCGCAGGCGATTCTTTGGTATCTGGGGCAGGGAACGCGCTGGTTGCCGGAGGACCTGCTGGCGCAGGCGCAAGTGCTGAGCTGGCTGAGTTTTGAGCAGACTCAGCACATGCATGCGTTTGCGCAGCCGCGCCTGTTGATTCACTTGCGTCAGACGGCGCACGTGGATGCGCCGGAGATGGCGGCTTGGCGCGTCATCGGCATGAAGGCCGCGGCGTTGATGGACGCGCATTTGGCGGGACGGCGTTTTCTGGTGGGCGAGGCGGCAACGATTGCAGACATCGCCCTGTATCCCTACACCAGCATGGCGGAGCAGGGTGGTTACGACCTGTCCGCCTTCACTCATATCACTGCCTGGCTGGCGCGCATGCGCGCCTTGCCGGGATTTACGCCGTTGATGGAAACGGCATGA
- a CDS encoding Bug family tripartite tricarboxylate transporter substrate binding protein, translating to MKVLGMVAALALAAGMAGGAHAAYPERTIRLVLPFGAGGITDIVARQVGKGMGDVLGQAIVIENRPGAGGVIAAQVAAAAPADGYTIFMGTVGTQVVNPLIYSKLSYDADKFAPVGMVSGSPYLLAVRAGLPAATFSEFVAYAKANPARLNFGSAGNASSPHLGLELLKLTAGLDIVHVPFKSGSEAVNAAIGDQVDVVMDASPVIMPHVTSGKLRALAVASDKRLPSAPAVPASTEVGDAGLQISSWNAFFAPAGTPPEVLAALNAALQKTLASPELKERLASQGTQLYAGTPEEYQRFIAGEKAKWAEIVKRANIKMD from the coding sequence ATGAAGGTTTTGGGCATGGTGGCTGCGCTGGCGTTGGCGGCGGGAATGGCGGGGGGCGCTCATGCGGCGTATCCAGAGCGCACGATCCGGCTGGTGCTGCCGTTTGGCGCTGGTGGTATTACGGACATCGTTGCGCGTCAGGTGGGCAAGGGCATGGGCGATGTGCTGGGCCAGGCGATTGTGATCGAGAATCGGCCAGGGGCGGGTGGGGTGATAGCCGCGCAGGTGGCGGCGGCGGCGCCCGCGGACGGGTATACGATTTTTATGGGGACGGTGGGCACGCAGGTCGTGAACCCGCTGATCTACAGCAAGCTCAGCTATGACGCGGACAAGTTCGCGCCGGTGGGCATGGTGTCCGGGTCGCCGTATTTGCTGGCGGTGCGAGCCGGGTTGCCGGCGGCGACGTTCAGCGAATTCGTGGCTTATGCCAAAGCCAATCCGGCGCGGTTGAATTTCGGCTCGGCGGGCAACGCGAGTTCACCGCATCTGGGGCTGGAACTGCTGAAACTGACGGCGGGCCTGGATATTGTGCATGTGCCGTTCAAGAGCGGCAGCGAGGCGGTCAATGCAGCCATTGGCGATCAGGTGGATGTGGTGATGGACGCCAGTCCGGTGATCATGCCGCACGTGACTTCTGGCAAGTTGCGCGCGCTGGCGGTGGCGTCGGATAAGCGGTTGCCGTCGGCTCCTGCGGTGCCGGCCAGTACCGAGGTGGGCGATGCGGGTTTGCAGATCAGTTCGTGGAATGCGTTCTTTGCGCCAGCGGGCACGCCGCCCGAGGTATTGGCCGCGTTGAATGCAGCGTTGCAAAAGACGTTGGCATCGCCAGAACTGAAGGAGCGGCTGGCGTCCCAGGGCACGCAGTTGTATGCCGGAACTCCGGAAGAGTATCAGCGTTTTATCGCGGGCGAGAAGGCCAAGTGGGCCGAGATCGTGAAGCGCGCGAATATCAAGATGGACTGA
- a CDS encoding FecR family protein: MALTMIMPRNKKNQDAMARDARAWLLCLTSGKATEADANAFKAWLRADPAHEAAFADLKRVWQGLGPAVQEECAARAHDRSRKPVITGRRAFLGGALAASAAYLAFRPPLGLWPSVDGLSADYRTATGEQRRVALSDVLEMELNTQTRVNVSATSQGRTVIELAEGEAEIHSGAAIADVVAGSGRITARDARFNVRYIGGEARLCCLSGTLRLVHAQGVFDVVANRELRYDDARVQPPVKVDPDLVSAWRQGWLVFEQQPLAQVVDELNRYRKGRLVLMNAQLGKRIVQARFSLAQVADAERLIRDAYGARVTHLPAGVVLLS, translated from the coding sequence ATGGCGCTGACGATGATCATGCCCCGAAATAAAAAGAACCAGGACGCGATGGCCCGGGATGCACGCGCGTGGTTGCTATGCCTGACCTCGGGCAAGGCGACGGAAGCCGACGCCAACGCGTTTAAAGCCTGGTTGCGCGCCGATCCTGCGCACGAAGCGGCATTCGCCGACCTGAAGCGGGTCTGGCAGGGATTGGGTCCCGCAGTGCAGGAAGAATGCGCAGCGCGCGCCCATGATCGATCTCGCAAGCCTGTCATCACGGGACGGCGGGCGTTTTTGGGCGGCGCGCTGGCGGCCTCTGCCGCCTATCTGGCATTCCGGCCGCCACTGGGCTTATGGCCCAGCGTGGATGGCCTGAGCGCCGACTACCGTACGGCAACCGGCGAGCAACGGCGCGTGGCGTTGAGCGATGTGCTGGAAATGGAACTGAATACGCAGACCCGCGTGAATGTCAGCGCCACATCTCAAGGTAGAACCGTCATTGAATTGGCGGAAGGCGAGGCCGAGATTCATAGCGGGGCGGCCATAGCCGACGTGGTGGCCGGCAGCGGCCGGATCACGGCGCGCGATGCCCGGTTCAATGTGCGCTATATCGGGGGCGAGGCGCGCTTGTGTTGCTTGTCGGGCACGTTGCGGCTGGTGCATGCGCAGGGGGTATTTGATGTCGTCGCTAACCGCGAACTGCGCTATGACGATGCTCGCGTGCAGCCTCCCGTCAAGGTAGATCCCGACTTGGTGAGCGCTTGGCGCCAGGGTTGGCTGGTGTTTGAGCAGCAACCGCTGGCGCAAGTGGTGGATGAACTGAATCGTTACCGCAAAGGCCGTCTGGTGTTGATGAATGCGCAGCTGGGCAAGCGGATCGTGCAGGCCCGGTTCTCGCTGGCGCAAGTGGCTGATGCTGAACGTCTGATTCGTGACGCCTACGGGGCGCGGGTGACGCATTTGCCCGCAGGCGTAGTGCTGCTGTCTTGA
- a CDS encoding cupin domain-containing protein: MKHDQSRLVRIDAGPLKNPVPGKPRRPISGDAAFLTVTAFEGNAGKAEAGVWESTAGTFQSNTTGYIEFGYIVEGAARLVDPDGTVHELTVGEAFVMPEGYTGRWEVDQFVKKIYFISRTA; encoded by the coding sequence ATGAAACATGATCAGTCGCGGCTTGTCCGCATCGATGCCGGTCCGTTGAAAAATCCGGTGCCCGGCAAGCCCCGCCGCCCGATTTCGGGCGATGCCGCTTTTTTGACCGTGACGGCTTTTGAAGGCAACGCGGGCAAGGCGGAAGCCGGTGTGTGGGAAAGCACCGCAGGCACCTTCCAGTCCAACACCACGGGTTACATCGAGTTCGGCTATATCGTCGAGGGCGCTGCGCGTCTGGTGGACCCGGACGGCACCGTGCACGAGCTGACGGTGGGCGAAGCCTTCGTCATGCCGGAAGGCTATACGGGCCGGTGGGAAGTGGATCAGTTCGTGAAGAAGATCTACTTTATTTCGCGCACGGCTTGA
- a CDS encoding STN domain-containing protein: MTGPLKGCGIALRACLALGLFTWAAAGCAEPPPRPIAFAIAAQPLAQALAEYSLASGLTVLVDSALTEGRHAPAVVGNYSAGDALRKLLAGSSLAIRYASRQSFTLVAEPGRSAQDAARQSKRLRDTQYATQLQAAVKRALCAARGAEPGSYRALVQLWFDKAWSVSRISWVTSTGSPRLDGRLEAALRGVAVGPMPAGMPQPVTLLLEPRSAGDCDAMAGAGRAG; the protein is encoded by the coding sequence ATGACCGGCCCCCTGAAGGGCTGCGGTATTGCGCTGCGCGCCTGTCTGGCGCTGGGCCTGTTTACCTGGGCGGCGGCAGGCTGCGCGGAGCCGCCGCCTCGCCCTATCGCGTTCGCCATTGCTGCGCAGCCGCTGGCGCAGGCGCTGGCCGAATACAGCCTGGCCAGCGGCTTGACCGTATTGGTCGACAGCGCCTTGACCGAAGGCCGTCATGCGCCCGCCGTGGTGGGCAATTATTCCGCGGGCGATGCGTTGCGCAAGCTGCTGGCGGGTTCGTCGTTGGCCATCCGCTATGCCAGCCGTCAGTCCTTTACATTGGTGGCGGAGCCGGGCCGGTCGGCACAGGATGCTGCCCGCCAGAGCAAGCGCCTGCGAGATACACAATACGCCACGCAGTTGCAGGCGGCCGTGAAGCGCGCCTTGTGTGCGGCCAGAGGGGCCGAACCTGGCAGCTATCGGGCGCTGGTGCAGCTGTGGTTTGACAAGGCCTGGAGCGTAAGCCGGATCAGTTGGGTGACCAGCACGGGGTCGCCGCGTTTGGACGGCCGCCTGGAAGCGGCTTTGCGCGGCGTGGCCGTGGGGCCAATGCCCGCGGGCATGCCGCAGCCGGTGACGTTGCTGTTGGAACCCCGCAGCGCGGGTGATTGTGATGCGATGGCGGGAGCGGGCCGTGCGGGATAA
- a CDS encoding helix-turn-helix domain-containing protein, with protein MIDLPHRLRTLRRQQSLSLEQLAQRTGLTKSYLSKLERGLSEPSISTVLRLSEAYGVGVSQLVGADDATQDEVVSVVRVADREALQRGGLGSEYHYESLAGRRKVKAMEPFVVHPPREFPDAAAVFPHPGEEFLLVLKGAIEVHVGERQFRLETGDSVYFDSELPHRMRTVSRAMAEVLVVAAH; from the coding sequence ATGATCGACCTGCCGCACCGCCTACGCACCTTGCGCCGCCAGCAAAGCCTGTCTTTGGAACAGCTGGCGCAGCGCACGGGCCTCACTAAAAGCTACCTGTCCAAGCTCGAACGGGGTTTGAGCGAGCCGTCGATTTCGACGGTGCTGCGCCTGTCCGAAGCCTATGGCGTGGGGGTATCGCAGTTGGTGGGGGCAGATGACGCCACGCAGGACGAAGTGGTCAGCGTGGTGCGCGTGGCGGACCGCGAGGCCCTGCAACGCGGGGGACTGGGCAGCGAATATCATTATGAATCGCTGGCTGGGCGTCGCAAGGTCAAGGCGATGGAGCCCTTTGTGGTGCATCCGCCCCGCGAATTTCCCGACGCTGCCGCGGTGTTTCCGCACCCGGGCGAGGAATTTCTGCTGGTGCTAAAGGGCGCCATCGAGGTCCATGTGGGCGAACGCCAGTTCCGCTTGGAAACTGGCGATTCCGTCTATTTTGACTCGGAATTACCCCACCGCATGCGCACCGTCAGCCGCGCCATGGCCGAGGTCCTGGTGGTGGCGGCGCACTGA
- a CDS encoding aldolase, which yields MTDTMHLGKDELIARAQAEMQRQFDTPQWSLRERLALTCRILFDGGHDSGLAGQITARTDEPGRYYTQRLGLGFDEISASNLLVVDEDLRVQEGGGMPNPANRFHSWIYRARPDVNCIIHTHPLHVASLSMLEVPLEVSHMDNCTLYDDVAFLKEWPGVPVGNEEGVTISAALGDKRAILLSHHGMLIAAGSVEEACVLALQFERAARMQLLAMSAGKIQPIPPALGREAHDWILTPKRSQIGFSYYARRALRNHPDVLA from the coding sequence ATGACCGATACGATGCACCTGGGTAAAGACGAACTGATTGCGCGCGCGCAGGCCGAGATGCAGCGCCAGTTCGATACTCCGCAATGGAGTTTGCGAGAGCGTCTGGCGCTGACTTGCCGCATTCTGTTCGACGGCGGGCATGACTCCGGGCTGGCCGGCCAGATTACGGCGCGCACGGACGAACCCGGCCGCTATTACACGCAGCGCCTGGGACTCGGTTTTGATGAAATTTCGGCCAGCAATCTGCTGGTGGTCGACGAGGATCTGCGCGTGCAGGAAGGCGGCGGCATGCCCAACCCGGCCAACCGCTTTCATTCGTGGATCTATCGCGCGCGTCCCGATGTGAATTGCATTATTCACACGCATCCGCTGCACGTGGCGTCGTTGTCGATGCTGGAGGTGCCGCTGGAAGTTTCACATATGGACAATTGCACGCTGTATGACGACGTGGCCTTCCTGAAGGAATGGCCGGGCGTGCCCGTGGGCAATGAAGAGGGCGTGACTATTTCGGCGGCCCTGGGCGACAAGCGCGCTATCTTGCTGTCGCATCACGGAATGCTGATTGCGGCCGGGTCAGTTGAAGAGGCTTGTGTGCTGGCGTTGCAATTCGAACGAGCGGCGCGGATGCAATTGCTGGCAATGTCAGCAGGCAAGATTCAGCCCATACCGCCGGCGCTGGGCCGCGAAGCGCATGACTGGATTCTGACGCCCAAGCGCTCGCAGATAGGGTTTTCCTATTACGCCCGGCGCGCGCTGCGCAACCATCCGGACGTGCTGGCCTGA
- a CDS encoding RNA polymerase sigma factor, which produces MRDNPPDRSLRALFLERYNDFRSQLKRRLGSEDLAHDAMQEAYLKVNDMPASASIQQPAAYLFRVALNIAEDQRRRDSRLLTGVEISELIHITDEAADPARIAQGRSQIDAFRRALRQLPERTQQMLLAARVQELPHAEIARRYGVSERIVSKELKRALEHCGRELEAAGNAVTIPPPAGRAPHQDEEPWR; this is translated from the coding sequence GTGCGGGATAACCCTCCGGATAGATCGCTACGCGCTTTGTTTCTTGAGCGCTATAACGATTTTCGCAGTCAGCTCAAGCGGCGGCTGGGTTCCGAAGATCTGGCGCATGACGCTATGCAGGAAGCCTATTTGAAAGTGAACGATATGCCTGCCAGCGCGTCGATCCAGCAGCCGGCGGCCTATCTGTTCCGCGTGGCTTTGAATATTGCCGAGGATCAGCGCCGCCGGGATTCCCGGCTGCTGACCGGCGTCGAAATCAGTGAACTGATCCATATTACGGACGAGGCCGCCGACCCCGCGCGTATCGCGCAGGGCCGCAGCCAGATTGATGCGTTCCGGCGCGCGTTGCGGCAATTGCCCGAGCGCACGCAGCAAATGTTGCTGGCGGCGCGCGTGCAAGAACTGCCGCACGCGGAAATCGCGCGGCGTTATGGCGTGTCGGAGCGCATCGTTTCCAAAGAACTCAAGCGCGCGTTGGAGCATTGCGGGCGGGAGCTGGAGGCGGCGGGTAACGCCGTAACCATCCCGCCGCCTGCGGGGCGGGCACCGCATCAGGACGAAGAACCATGGCGCTGA